AAAGGATAAAGCACTTCCTAAATTTGTCATTTGGAAAAGTCCACGGATTCCAAAAGGAATTAATAGGCTGCATCCCTATGTGTTTGATGAAAACGAAGGCATTCTCGAAATTGATGCCTATCTTAAGGATGACGAAAATTCACTACTGCGTTTTACAACCACAGCTGTCATTGAAAAGCAATTTGGACCCAAAGAATTTGAAGTGACAAAAACGCGTACCAGGGTTGATGGTTCCGGTGATCAAAATAGCCTCGAACAAAGGGTGCTTGATGTCGTGTTTCATTAGTATGACTAGTCCTGAAAAATCGATACAGGTTTTCAGTGATTAAAAATAAATAATTTAAACAGTAGTAGCCGATAGGTTGCTACTGTTTTTTGTTTTATAAGTTCTGAAGTTCATGTTTGATTTCATGTGCATCTGATTTGGAGTTAGCATATGATTAGACCAATGTGGTCTGTCATTATTATAGATATCGATTGCTTCAGCTACGATCTGCTTCATCAAATGTAGATCTAAATGATAGGTATCAATCATGAACTCTTGTTTGAGTATACCATTGATTCGTTCAGCGATGGCATTTTCATAAGGATCAGAGTTTTCTGTCATACTGCACCTGAGCTGATACTTGTTTAGGTAATATTGGTATTCTTCTGCACAATATTGTACTCCTCTATCGGAATGATGGATTAACGGCTCGTTTGTTTTTCTTTGTTTTTGTGCCATTTTTAGTGCTTTTACAACATGCGGTGTGCACATGGTCCGCGAGACCTCAAAGCCAACAATTTTTTTCGAATAGGCATCTGTAACCAAACTCAGGTAACAGGGGCTTTCTCGCTTCCCTATGTAAGTGATATCACTTACCCAAACCTGATTGGGACGGCAAACAGTCACTTCTTTAATAATATTCGGATATTTTCTAAATCTATGATGTGACATAGTGGTCGTATGATAGCTTCTTTTAGGTGTAATTAACAAATGGTTGGCGCGTAAAATATCAAAGAATTTGTCTCTGCCCACTTTTAATGCCTGTAGCTCCCTTGCCAATATATGGTAAAGTTTCCGTGTGCCTATTCTTGGCTGGGTAGTGCGTATTTCATGAACTAAGTCCACAATTTTCCCGGGCTATACCCTGGCTCCTCACTATACGTTTGATCCTTCGATAATACACCTGCCTGTCTAACCCGAACAATCCACAAGTAAAACTTAGGCTTTCTTGTTTTTCTTGCCGGAAACGATTGATTGCGCGGGTTTCAAGTTTTTTCTTACGTCGATTTTATATTCTTTTTCTGCAATATCGATCATCATGTCAAAGATGATCGCTTTGGAATCAGCGATGTGATTCTGATGCTCAAGTTTAGCCTTTTGCTTCTCCAGCAGTCTGACTTTGGCTTCCAGTTCTAAAATGCGCTGTTCTGGTGACTTTGCCATATTGGATGGTATTTGGTTCTCCCAATCAAAGTTACCATATTTTTTTAACCAATTGCGAATAGTGCTATCTCCCTGGATGCCATACTGTTTTTGTGCTTGGGAGAGTGTCAATTTCCCCGATTCAATCTCTTTAACGACATTCAGCTTCAATGTTAAAGTGTAATCACGCTGAGTCCGCTTTACATAATTTGTTCCTTCTTCCATAACGATTCTTTTTGTGTATCGATATTTCAGGACGAGACAGTACGTCAAATAAAAAACGGAGTTGATCAATAATCAACTCCGTTTTTTATTTTGACGTAGGTAAAATCTACATTAAAGGAGCAGGAGCTTCTTCTTCAAATAAAGGAAATTCTTTGATAATATTATACCAAGTAATCACCTTTTTAATATCCGATGAATAGACACGAGATTCATCATGGCCGGGAGCTACTTCACGGAAGAAATTTCTCAACGTTTCGCCATCTGATTTCGTATCCGGTAAAGCAATTCCTTTCTCTTTGATCGTTTCAAAAATATTCAATAACCGAATTTCTTCTTCTTCACCATAAATTGTGATGTCTTCCAAAGTAGCCATTTTTGTCGAAGATAAACTGACTACGGTTTTAATTTTTGCCTGATCAAGGGTTTCTAAAATAAAACCTCCTTTATTTTGTCCAACCAATTTGAACAATCCTGGTTTACCAGTTACGGATACTAATGCTCTTAAATTCATTTTAACTATATTTAAATCTCCAAGAATTAATCTTCAATAACTTCAATTGATAAGATGCGGTCACCCTGTCTGATATCGTCAACGATATCCACATTCTCAGTTACCTTTCCAAAACAGGTATGGTTACGATCCAGGTGAGCAGTGTTATTGCGGCTATGGCAGATGAAAAACTGAGAACCTCCTGTGTTACGGCCAGCGTGTGCCATGGACAATACACCTCTATCGTGATATTGGTTTTCGCCAGTAAGTTCACAGTCAATTTTATAACCAGGACCACCTGTTCCCGGTATGCCTGCGGCACCTTCTCGTGAATTTGGACAACCACCCTGGACCACAAAATCAGGAATCACTCGGTGAAATGCTAATCCATCATAATATCCTGATTTAGCAAGTTTGATAAAGTTAGCTACTGTATTTGGAGCATCAGCTGTGTAGAACTCCACAGTCATGTCGCCTTTTTCTGTTTTAATGATCGCTTTACTCATATTCAAAAAATTTTTATGAAGTACAAAGATAACGTTTCAGAGTGAAATGTGAAGTAAATCCCCATTGCCATTTTTTTTTAATTGATAGATTGTTTATTTCTCAGGATATTAAGTAGCTTTTTTTGTATATTTATGTACGCTAGCCTTTTATAACTTAACTGCAAATGTCAAACTCGTACAAACTAGTCATTCGGGATTGGGCTGAGGCCGATCGCCCGAGGGAGAAACTTTTGAAGCAAGGTCGTAGGGCACTTACAGATGCCGAATTATTAGCGATCTTGATTGGCTCTGGATCCAAAAATGAAAGTGCCGTAGAATTGTGTCGGCGTATATTAGCTGATGCCAATAACAGCCTGCAGACACTTTCCACAATGGATGTCGCAGAACTGAGCAGGTATAGAGGCATAGGAGAAGCAAAAGCCATTTCCATTCTTGCCGCCTTGGAGCTCGCTCGTCGCAAAAACGAACTGCCCGCCGAAGAGCGTAAACAGGTGACCAGCAGTCGCT
The genomic region above belongs to Sphingobacterium zeae and contains:
- a CDS encoding IS3 family transposase, coding for MDLVHEIRTTQPRIGTRKLYHILARELQALKVGRDKFFDILRANHLLITPKRSYHTTTMSHHRFRKYPNIIKEVTVCRPNQVWVSDITYIGKRESPCYLSLVTDAYSKKIVGFEVSRTMCTPHVVKALKMAQKQRKTNEPLIHHSDRGVQYCAEEYQYYLNKYQLRCSMTENSDPYENAIAERINGILKQEFMIDTYHLDLHLMKQIVAEAIDIYNNDRPHWSNHMLTPNQMHMKSNMNFRTYKTKNSSNLSATTV
- a CDS encoding helix-turn-helix domain-containing protein, whose protein sequence is MEEGTNYVKRTQRDYTLTLKLNVVKEIESGKLTLSQAQKQYGIQGDSTIRNWLKKYGNFDWENQIPSNMAKSPEQRILELEAKVRLLEKQKAKLEHQNHIADSKAIIFDMMIDIAEKEYKIDVRKNLKPAQSIVSGKKNKKA
- a CDS encoding DUF5606 family protein; protein product: MNLRALVSVTGKPGLFKLVGQNKGGFILETLDQAKIKTVVSLSSTKMATLEDITIYGEEEEIRLLNIFETIKEKGIALPDTKSDGETLRNFFREVAPGHDESRVYSSDIKKVITWYNIIKEFPLFEEEAPAPLM
- a CDS encoding peptidylprolyl isomerase yields the protein MSKAIIKTEKGDMTVEFYTADAPNTVANFIKLAKSGYYDGLAFHRVIPDFVVQGGCPNSREGAAGIPGTGGPGYKIDCELTGENQYHDRGVLSMAHAGRNTGGSQFFICHSRNNTAHLDRNHTCFGKVTENVDIVDDIRQGDRILSIEVIED